The Neurospora crassa OR74A linkage group I, whole genome shotgun sequence genome segment CCAGGTTGGGAAGAGCTTGGTGGACAGAGGAAGCGGAAGATACCTCTGAGGAGTGAGGGTTGGCAGGGGAGAGCGTGCGGGGAGCAGTGCCAGCAATACAAGCAGTAACCGAAGAAGACTCAgccacggccacggccacggGTATGCCTACCGGCTCCCCTGGCTTACCAGACTTGGGGTTTGACTTGTTCTTATCTgtcttggacttggacttTTTGTCATTTCTGTTCTTGGGCTGGTTTCCGTCCGGCTGAGCGTCTATGATGCATTTCCGGCAGTAGCGATTCCATGTTGGGTACTCTGACGCCTTCAGAAGAACTTCAAGACATGTGGGAGGCGTGGCCTTGATATGTGCGGAACAGGCTATAGTGAACGAGCCGGCTCCTGGCTGGCCGTGGGTGGGAGTGGGAACGGGCCCGAGGGACCCGGTGGCGGCCATGTCCAGCGGGATCGGGGGCGAAAGTGAAGCCATATCGAAGATGAGATGTTGAAGGGACCAATCAGACTGAGACTTCAGCAACAGTCACCTGGGCGTTTGACGTTGggtgaaggggaagaggcCCTCTTGAAAGTGGAAGTAAGTTCAATATGTACCTGGCGTGCTTGGATGCTGGAAAACATACAAATGAAGTAAAGAACTCGATGATATCGAGTTTGCTTGCTGATCAGACTGGTCTAACCAACACAGCAAGACGAGTCCGTACCCACGGGGGTTGTTTGATAATTACATATAGTCCATCCCATGTAGCCTCAGCGTGGGAGATGCCAGTACAGTGCTCGTAATTCTCTTTGTTTTATCCCCATGAGTTGTGTTATGCAATCACGCAGAAACCGGTTGCCTGCAAGATACAAGCGGGCCGTGCATGGGAGGGGTCAAGGTCGTCCCCCCAATTCTTGATCATATTGTTGTGTTGAAGCTGGAATACACTAACAGTTAATTACACGTGCCAGCATACGAGTCTAGTACAACGTCCGAAGTGGAAACAGAAAACAGAGTTCAGATGCGCGGACTACGAACGACGGTTACATTTCAACAAGAAGTACGGAAATCAAAATCGGCGGAAAGATTGCGTGGGAGGGGCCATTCTACCGTAACGGCAACCGAGGCTCGCGTCCTATATGCTCCTttgacaaaaacaaaaacataATCGACCACGAAAAGTCCTGCAAAAAGGGCCCATCCTCCGACTTGCACGACGATCATGGACACCAGCAGGAGCGAAACGATGAGGTCCTAACGCCCAAAGAGTGGGAAAAACGCAAATGATTCAATCGCTACTGACAAAATCAATAGCACAAGGTTTCAAGTACCAAAAGAGAGCAAACATGCCCCGACCCAGCGAGCGGCGACATCTCTTCCATCAATACACATAGCGGAAATTGGCATTCTCCTTGTCCGTCAGATCCTCAAACGCATGAATCATCCTTCCGTCAGCAGCCTCTTGCACACCGGTGGCAGCGAGCTCATCCCGCTTCTTGTTTTGGTGCTTGAGATAGAATCGCAgaccgacgatgacgacgacgagcagGCTGTAACAGCCCAGGTGCGTTGAAAAAGCAATGAAGTACCGTGGCTTGTCGGAGTCCAAGAAAACTTGGGGCCCTAGCCGATACGCATCACAGTCAGCAAAGGACCGTCACCACATTAggagaggagaaaaaaacTGACCGATGGCATTTCCGGCTGCCCAAATGATGAAGTTCAAGGCAACAGCCACAGCCTTCTTGGTCTGGCCGCCCACGTTCCGTGAGAGCATGGACAAAGCCAATGTCTGAGCCGACCAGAAGGACAGGGTGATATAGTAGCAGATGACCAGCCCAATCTTCTGCGTCTTGGTGTCCGTCGGCACTGTCATGAGGCAGATGGTGCCGATAAAGGACGGAATGCAAAAGCCTAACATTGTCAGCAAGTTCTGCTTCGTCTTTTTGACGATCCACACGGAGCCCAGCAACACGATGATGATATAGAAGCCCAGCACCATGGCCAGCAACTGAGTCTCCAGCAGAGAAAACCCAAagctgctgatgatgataccCTGGAAGCTACCGAGGCCGCTGGTCGGGAGCGTGGTACACAGCTGGACGAGGGCATACCCCCAGACCTGCGGGTCCTTCAAGGCTTCATAGACCTGCGCCTTCTTAAACTTGCGGTTCTGGACGCCCGTCTGGTTGGCCCGCACACGTTCGACCATCAGCCGCTTGTCCTCCTCGAGAAAGCACTTCGCACGCATGGGTGAATCGGGCATCCACCAGCCGACAAACAGGCCGTACAAGACCGAGACAATTCCGTAAGAAAGGAACAGCCATTGCCAGGACTTGAGGGGGCCGTTCTTGATCAGTGAGAAGCAGTAGGCCAGGAGACCGCCAAAAATTTGCTGGGCGCCGTTCATCATGTACCAGTAGGTCACCCGGGACGCTTGCTCCTCTCGCTTGTACCAGATCGAGGACAGAATGACAAAGGCCGGCTGGCAGGCGGATTCGAAAAGACCGAGCAGCGTCCGGACGACCACCAGGCCGGTGAAGTCCTTGCAGAGGGCGGTGCAAGCGAGAACGACACCCCAGGCTATGATCATGAAGCTGAGATACTTGGCGATAGGTACACGGGCGATGATGTAGTTCTGGGGATActcgacgatgaggatggtgatgtaGATGCATGTGGTTAGCCAGGCGTACTGGAGGAGTGACAAGTTGTTAGTGGCAACAATCACAGGACAAGCTACGGGGcttcaagaacaagaaagcTATATCACATACTTGCTGATCATGAAGACCAGTGTCTTCTCTGATGCCcatgatggaggagaaaCTCAAGGTCCCCTTGTCGATGGCTTGGATGAAGTAGGTTGTGATCATGATGACGAGCACTCGTTTGTCGATCAACTTGCGCAGGCGAGCATTTTCCGTTTCCGATATCTCGAAGGCTTCATCGGCGACATATTGGGCCAACTCCTTGTCGACTTTGTCGTATCTTGGCTGGTCCCCCTTATCCAGATCTGAAGAGAGAGTTCTTTCAACCTCTCCCAGGTCGTGCTTGTCGCCGACTTGCTGCATGTCTCTGTATGGGCTGACCATGTTTGGATCGTCATGCTTCGACATGTTTAACTGTGGATATTTGATgtctggagaagaagatgactcTGGGCCTTCAGAAGAGGTCAAGATAGAGATGAAGATGTATAAAGGTGGAGAGATTGAGGATAAAGTGGCGGCAACATCGTGGAGAGACAGAATCTGGGGTTCTCCTATCATTCTTGTCAATCTGGCTTCTACACTACCCCATGGGGAAGCCTGTCCCAACTGCAGGCTAACAGAAATCAGCCATACGATCCCTGGTGTTCGTGATCATCGTTACTCCTGTTTATTGCcaactttcttttttaacTGGACAGTTTGTTACAATACTCACCAGTCAGATGGGTTCAACCTACACCCAGCAGGGTTCTACTTGGAAGTTGGCTGGGTCGTTTTCAGCCCCCAAGGGCGGCCGTCTCGCCATCGCCCAGGtaaggatggatggaggaaaGTAGTAGCGGTCTTACTGCCACAATGTTGCTCTAACAACGGTTATCCCCTTGAATATTGGGGCTCTTTGTAATTCAACGGCCTGTATGAGTTTCACAACTTGTTCCCCAAGACGCCCTTTAGGATGCATATCAGGGAAGTCCCTGAGGTCTAACCGTTCCTCACTTCACCAACTTGCCTTGCCGCCCTCGACTTCTGACGAAAGTGTGTCGACCATAATAGGTATCACCTCCCCAACACAcacaccaaaaaaaaaaaaaaaaaaaaaaaaaaaaagggaaaaaacaCGAGATATTTCTGCCAACGGTAAGAAAAGGAGCCTTCCACCGACTGTCAGCCCAATGTGCCCCGGATAGCACACTCCAGTGCCTTTCCCCGCAAACGGCCAGCCGATTACCTCCAGACTTCCCCGCATGTCTTGAAGCCCCTGCCAATCTGTGGTGATCTCGGGGTGATTTCCACCGAGCTCCCCAACCCTCTCAGTGCAACTCTCTGCCATGATATCCGATGGCAAGACATCATCGCTATGGAGATTATCCACCAAGCAGGAAGGATCTTGGGCAAAAATGCGAACGGGCCGCTCGCGTAACATTGGGCTTTTTTGGTTGATTTGCTCCAAGAATATGCCAGTTGATCTGGAAGCCCAAATATCCTCCTGACCACCAGCAGTCCACAGTCCCCTATTCAAGCAAAACACTGACACGACGTCATCAGCACATATCAGCCGGTATAGGGACCACATACTTCAAATCCGGCCAAGATGCCAGCAGAGCTCGACGGAATTAAGTCTGCGGACATTGACTCCAACATCAGATTGTTAATCGACGCCCTGGTCAACATTAAAGATGAGACAGGCAAGTTCCTATTGACTCTCGACGATGGCCGCGTAATCGACACGAAGGGGTGGAACGACTGGGAATGGACACACGGCATCGGTCTCTACGGCATCTGGCAATACTACGAGCTCAAGGGCGACCCTGAATGCCTGCAAATCATCGAAGACTGGTTCGCCGACCGGTTCGTCGCCGGTGGCACCACCaagaacatcaacaccatggccGTGTTCCTCACGCTGGCCTACGTTTACGAGCGTACCGGCAaccatacctacctgccGTGGCTCGACAGTTGGGCCGAGTGGGCCTACCACGACCTCGAGCGCACCAAGTATGGCGGCATGCAGCACATTACCTACGTAGAAGCCAATGACCAGCAGCTGTGGGACGACACGCTCATGATGACGGTGATGCCGCTGGCCAAGATTGGGCTGGTGCTCGACCGCCCTCATTAcgtcgaggaggccaagcGCCAGTCCCTCTTGCACATCCAGTATTTGTTTGATGCCAAGTCCGGCCTGTTCTTCCACGGTTGGGAGTTCAACGACAAGGGTGGCGGGCACAACTTTGCCAACGCCCGCTGGGCCCGCGGAAACAGCTGGCTGACCATCTTCATCCCCGAGTTCATCGAGCTGCTGGACCTCGGGCCGCAGGACCCTATCGGGGCCATACTGCGGAGCACACTTGAGGCGCAGTGTGAAGCACTCAAGTCTCTCCAAGCCGAGTCTGGGCTGTGGCGGACGCTACTGGATGTGCCGGAGAGCGAAGGGTCGTATCTCGAGACGAGCGCCACAGCCGGGTTCGCGTTTGGGATCATGAAGGCGCTGAGAAAGAAATACATCGTCGGCAAGAAGTACGAGGAAATGGCGGTGCGCGCGCTAATGGGGGTTCTAGACAATATTAGCGACAAGGGGGAGCTACTAGGTACCTCGTTTGGGACGGGCATGGGGAGGGATTTACAGCATTATAAGGATATCCCGATTACTTGTATGCCGTATGGCCAGGCTATGGCCATCATGGCTCTTGTGGAATTCTCGAGGAGGTTCATATAGGTAAGATAGAAAGATAATGAACAGTCATCAACAGAGCAGGTCGAAGACACTCCTCGATTTAATGCGACTTCGTCAGGTAATTCGAGCCGTCATGAAGAGTTCATTGGCCAAACACTGGAACAAACCACCACGCTGCAGCAGTGATCATCGAAGGCGTCAGCCTGTCTCAGAAAGCAGTCACTCGCTGCATAATAAACCTTGAAATGAAGCGTGTGCTACCACTACACCACGGTGCGTTCACCAGCTGCTGGGTTACCGTTGACTACCGAGCCTCGAAAGAGTGGCTATATAGGTAAGTATCTATCTACTTCTGACCTTTCCAAGGTCGCAGGAACTACCAAGTGTGATCCAAAATCGTCATCACGTGCGATACCGGCTTGACATCTCAGCAATCGTTGCTAAGCAAGCACTGTGAGAGTAGGTAAGTTTAGAATCAGAATATCTTCTTACCTTTTTGTGATTACTCTTACAAAGTAAATCCGTTTAGGCAGTAAAAACCCCTTAGGCAACCTAAAGGTCGGTAGGTAGCAAATATATTGTCTGGAAAAACACAGCTAAATGATATCCTCAGTACCTCTATTCAAAATGATAGTAGATAGTTTCATTCCGACTAGGATATACCGCTATAGAGAAGTGAGGAAAGAATCGATATACTTCTCAAAAGTCCGAGAATGATGACGACAAAGGGGACGTTGACAATTTGCTTCCGACACAGATATAGCGTTCGCGGACGAAACACTTCAAGGATGGGTTCTTGAATATTAGAAAGGAACACCACCAACTTTTTGAAGGTTGGGATGAGCTTGTTTGATAGCAGCCCAAGTCCAGtaaagtacctctagagcTCCACGTTCAGTATGGTCTTCAAGTGAACTTTCCTGACACCGGCATCGCTAAGCTACTTCTACGTGACCCATTCCACGAAATGGTTAAGTGCCTTCTCGTTCTTCAAATTCCGTTGTTAATGCAAAGTTAATAAATGGATGCTTCTTCCATTCTTAAATTCACTCGTCTCGATGGCTGTTCAGTACATACAGAAACCACGCAGTGTCTTCCCTGACATTGAGGGTGTTGCTTTAACATTATGATTTTACCTGAATCCATTAAATCAGAACTGTAAGATTCCACTACCCCGGCTTGTTTCTTTCCTGGTACTGCCTATTTATTCGCCAATATGAGAAGAAACCAGGAGCATGTGGCTGGAAAAGTACGTTCACTTCAATCCCATTTGTCCCAGCCTTATACTCTCGAAACACAAATCAGTCACTTTGATTACAGGAGGTCTTTCAATCTTCGAATGGAGAATGGACATCAAAGACCTGTCCCTGGCATATTGTTTACTCAACATCGCTTGCCAGCCAGGATAGGCAAGCACTCTATAACGAGCCGACAAGAGTATTCAGCTGTCTTTGGACATGGCTAGCTTGCTCCACCAAAATAATCAGCCGGTCATATCTACATGACATCCTTGATGATAATTCATATTAGTGGCTGTGTTACACCACCGTTTTTTTCAACGTCAGTCAGGAAATGTCTCAACGCCCCCTCATGGTTCTGATCCGGTCCTATGTTAGTTACCAGTAACGGCCGCATCGAATACTGTAATACCCATCCTGGTATGAACCATTCGGCCATCCTATAGGAGAGAATACGTGCTTCGCTTCCATCAATGTCACA includes the following:
- a CDS encoding glycosyl hydrolase family 88: MPAELDGIKSADIDSNIRLLIDALVNIKDETGKFLLTLDDGRVIDTKGWNDWEWTHGIGLYGIWQYYELKGDPECLQIIEDWFADRFVAGGTTKNINTMAVFLTLAYVYERTGNHTYLPWLDSWAEWAYHDLERTKYGGMQHITYVEANDQQLWDDTLMMTVMPLAKIGLVLDRPHYVEEAKRQSLLHIQYLFDAKSGLFFHGWEFNDKGGGHNFANARWARGNSWLTIFIPEFIELLDLGPQDPIGAILRSTLEAQCEALKSLQAESGLWRTLLDVPESEGSYLETSATAGFAFGIMKALRKKYIVGKKYEEMAVRALMGVLDNISDKGELLGTSFGTGMGRDLQHYKDIPITCMPYGQAMAIMALVEFSRRFI
- a CDS encoding allantoate permease encodes the protein MSKHDDPNMVSPYRDMQQVGDKHDLGEVERTLSSDLDKGDQPRYDKVDKELAQYVADEAFEISETENARLRKLIDKRVLVIMITTYFIQAIDKGTLSFSSIMGIREDTGLHDQQYAWLTTCIYITILIVEYPQNYIIARVPIAKYLSFMIIAWGVVLACTALCKDFTGLVVVRTLLGLFESACQPAFVILSSIWYKREEQASRVTYWYMMNGAQQIFGGLLAYCFSLIKNGPLKSWQWLFLSYGIVSVLYGLFVGWWMPDSPMRAKCFLEEDKRLMVERVRANQTGVQNRKFKKAQVYEALKDPQVWGYALVQLCTTLPTSGLGSFQGIIISSFGFSLLETQLLAMVLGFYIIIVLLGSVWIVKKTKQNLLTMLGFCIPSFIGTICLMTVPTDTKTQKIGLVICYYITLSFWSAQTLALSMLSRNVGGQTKKAVAVALNFIIWAAGNAIGPQVFLDSDKPRYFIAFSTHLGCYSLLVVVIVGLRFYLKHQNKKRDELAATGVQEAADGRMIHAFEDLTDKENANFRYVY